One region of Miscanthus floridulus cultivar M001 chromosome 19, ASM1932011v1, whole genome shotgun sequence genomic DNA includes:
- the LOC136525436 gene encoding uncharacterized protein, giving the protein MISRALEALCAAVPTELGTSLANKAMTKLAWESIVVARIGGDRVRRATLQRLRREWEGEQVKDFPLRLTNLLEQMARNGDTELTEDQRGGEIPSMHAEEASTAAARRRRRDPGARSGADGGAAGERKATQDDTYNNYGRINNYGRTRHWAKDCRLPPCHGGQAHIAQAEEQDATLFLAHGCIELQQDIGEGVKGPNFPLSRSTSFAELHLDESRTHAFLNKGTTDDKINSWYLDTGATHHITGRHEFFSDLDSSVKGSIKFGDASAVEIKGIGSIIFKAKMGEHRLLIGVYYIPTLKNSIISVGQLDENGSWVEIEDGVLHIWDTGRHLLAKVAHPLCLVARRNDEAWRWHERFGHLHFEALKQLGKKEMVHGMPYIDHVDQLYNTCVVTKLKHQPFPRQASYRTTEQLELVHGDLCGLVSSATLEGRR; this is encoded by the exons ATGATCAGTCGGGCACTGGAGGCGTTGTGCGCCGCTGTCCCCACTGAGCTCGGCACCTCCCTTGCCAACAAGGCTATGACAAAGCTAGCGTGGGAATCGATCGTCGTGGCACGCATCGGCGGAGATCGTGTGCGTCGGGCGACGTTGCAGCGCCTCCGAAGGGAGTGGGAAGGTGAGCAAGTCAAGGACTTTCCCCTTCGTCTTACCAATCTGCTAGAGCAGATGGCGCGCAACGGCGACACCGAACTCACGGAGGATCAGCGCGGTGGAGAAATTCCTTCGATGCATGCCGAGGAA GCGTCCACTGCGGCAgcaagaaggaggagaagggacCCCGGGGCTAGGTCAGGCGCTGATGGCGGCGCCGCTGGTGAGCGTAAGGCGACCCAGGATGACACCTACAACAACTATGGCAGGATCAACAACTATGGCCGGACTCGCcactgggccaaggactgtcgccTTCCTCCATGCCACGGTGGGCAGGCTCACATTGCGCAAGCAGAAGAGCAGGATGCCACCCTGTTCCTAGCGCATGGGTGCATCGAGTTGCAGCAAGACATAGGGGAGGGGGTGAAAGGTCCAAACTTTCCCCTTTCCAGGTCGACTAGTTTTGCCGAGCTCCACCTTGATGAATCGCGCACCCATGCCTTCCTCAACAAAGGTACCACCGATGACAAGATCAACAGCTGGTACCTTGACACTGGTGCGACGCACCACATAACTGGTCGGCACGAGTTCTTCTCCGACCTAGACTCCAGCGTGAAGGGCTCCATCAAGTTCGGTGACGCCTCCGCCGTCGAGATCAAGGGCATCGGCTCGATCATCTTTAAGGCCAAGATGGGGGAGCACCGTCTTCTCATCGGGGTGTACTACATCCCGACCTTgaagaactccatcatcagcgtcGGGCAGCTGGACGAGAACGGCTCATGGGTGGAGATTGAGGATGGAGTGCTACACATCTGGGATACAGGTCGCCATCTTCTCGCCAAG GTGGCGCACCCCCTTTGTCTTGTCGCGCGCCGGAATGATGAGGCATGGCGCTGGCATGAGCGCTTCGGACATCTTCACTTCGAAGCCCTGAAGCAGCTCGGCAAGAAGGAGATGGTCCACGGCATGCCCTACATTGACCACGTTGATCAGCTCTACAACACCTGTGTGGTGACCAAGCTAAAGCACCAGCCCTTCCCGCGTCAAGCCTCCTACCGCACCACCGAGCAGCTCGAGCTAGTGCATGGCGACCTCTGTGGTCTAGTGTCATCGGCCACTCTTGAAGGACGACGCTAG
- the LOC136527497 gene encoding binding partner of ACD11 1-like, with protein sequence MATAAEVPVEAPVRTVKVTNVSLSATVQDIKEFFSFSGDIEHVEMQSGDEWSQVAYVTFKDAQGADTALLLSGATIVDLSVIIAPAPEYQPPPAVSAPPMSGTRVAVGGDNTVVHKAEDVVSTMLAKGFVLGKDAVGKAKALDEKHGFTSTAGAKVASIDKKIGLSDKITTGTSLVTGKVKEMDQKFQVSDKTKSAFAAAEQKVSSAGSAIMKNRYVFTGASWVTGAFNKVAKAATDVGTMTKEKMAAEEQQKGSGPSSGGHSYTPIR encoded by the exons atggcgacggcggcggaggTTCCCGTGGAGGCGCCG GTGAGGACAGTGAAGGTCACCAACGTCTCTCTTAGTGCAACTGTGCAAGACATTAAGGAGTTCTTTTCCTTTTCAGGAGATATTGAACATGTGGAGATGCAGAG TGGTGATGAGTGGTCTCAAGTTGCATATGTCACTTTCAAAGACGCACAGGGCGCAGATACTGCACTTCTTCTATCG GGTGCCACAATAGTTGATCTTTCTGTCATCATTGCGCCTGCTCCAGAGTATCAGCCACCCCCTGCTGTCTCTGCTCCACCAATG AGTGGAACCAGAGTTGCAGTTGGTGGAGACAACACTGTTGTCCACAAGGCCGAGGATGTTGTGAGCACTATGCTTGCTAAGGGTTTCGTGCTAGGCAAAGACGCGGTTGGCAAGGCCAAAGCGTTGGATGAGAAGCATGGCTTCACATCCACAGCCGGTGCTAAGGTAGCCTCCATTGACAAGAAGATTGGGCTGAGCGATAAGATCACCACGGGCACTTCCTTGGTCACCGGGAAGGTGAAGGAGATGGACCAGAAGTTCCAGGTCTCCGACAAGACCAAGTCAGCATTTGCCGCCGCCGAGCAGAAGGTCAGCAGCGCCGGGTCTGCCATCATGAAGAACAGGTACGTCTTCACCGGCGCGTCGTGGGTCACCGGTGCATTCAACAAGGTCGCCAAGGCTGCCACGGACGTCGGGACGATGACCAAGGAGAAGATGGCGGCTGAGGAGCAGCAGAAGGGCTCCGGCCCTTCCTCTGGAGGCCACTCATACACGCCCATCCGATGA